One window from the genome of Anolis sagrei isolate rAnoSag1 chromosome 4, rAnoSag1.mat, whole genome shotgun sequence encodes:
- the IQANK1 gene encoding IQ motif and ankyrin repeat domain-containing protein 1 isoform X2 — protein sequence MSGRGRGQGRPPARKGAKAAPPAGKTPKAAQLKEEEGERKEGPTTPAGPPELSRETQAAVTLQCGFRRILARRERKKRLQAREEYSQQMERLQREAFVALVKREQAEAERERRKEEEEKRRRQEAQRRRKRMLEAAFEGDVEEMKAVLKEVAQLDTQSGVGSDEAGRALRLRHHLEMVDCTDANGNTPLSEAAGGGHPEAIRMLIENGADPNSRGAFNRTPLYRAAFGGHLAAVELLLQNGADPRLYADDGNTPEQVASLEGLVAILTSWDHSLTDSMLQKMEAERQRRAQQDQRQKEAETRRMTEEVETLAKEYERSNKELQQAYCEMNRRITEHDKCQRKQMGNAEITLQAIADAEAVVERLRGTVEEAEERLSLARLKLREQMQDGSASELPGLKCSVQELDEVLLKDVGGKIEADGRWPLVIDPSGQAAIFLRYRDTNYLNTVNPSDMALETLRLALLGSIRYGKPIVLDMMEVNMFDTVTKQLERLESGLTDVVFSRKILENERYLSLRRPTDGPEYDETEFQAGRTKRFKLFLVTKQRQPAPELLQRFLPIEVLLSRSR from the exons AACTCAGCCGCGAAACCCAGGCTGCGGTGACCCTGCAGTGCGGCTTCCGCCGGATCCTGGCCCGCCGGGAGAGAAAGAAGCGGCTGCAGGCGCGGGAGGAGTACAGCCAGCAGATGGAGCGCCTGCAGAGAGAG GCCTTTGTGGCCCTGGTGAAGCGGGAGCAGGCGGAGGCGGAGCGGGagcggaggaaggaggaggaggagaagcggcgGCGGCAGGAGGCCCAGCGCCGGAGGAAGAGGATGCTGGAGGCCGCCTTCGAGGGCGACGTGGAGGAGATGAAGGCCGTCCTCAAGGAG GTGGCCCAGCTGGACACGCAGAGCGGTGTGGGCTCGGACGAGGCCGGGCGGGCGCTGCGCCTCCGGCACCACCTGGAGATGGTGGACTGCACAGATGCCAACGGCAACACCCCACTCTCCGAGGCCGCGGGCGGGGGGCACCCCGAAGCCATCCGGATGCTGATCGAGAACGGGGCCGACCCCAACAGCCGG GGTGCCTTCAACCGGACCCCTCTCTACCGGGCGGCGTTTGGGGGGCATCTGGCAGCCGTGGAGCTGCTCCTGCAGAACGGGGCAGACCCTCGGCTCTATGCCGACGACGGCAACACCCCCGAACAG GTGGCCTCTCTGGAGGGCTTAGTGGCCATCTTGACCTCCTGGGACCACAGCCTGACGGACTCCATGCTCCAGAAGATGGAGGCAGAGCGGCAGCGCAGGGCCCAGCAGGACCAGCGGCAGAAGGAAGCGGAGACGCGCCG gaTGACAGAGGAGGTGGAGACCCTGGCCAAAGAGTACGAGCGAAGCAACAAAGAG CTGCAGCAGGCCTACTGTGAGATGAACCGGCGCATCACGGAGCACGACAAGTGCCAGAGGAAGCAAATGGGCAACGCAGAGATCACCCTCCAA GCGATTGCTGACGCAGAGGCGGTGGTGGAGCGTCTCCGAGGGACGGTGGAGGAAGCGGAGGAGCGCCTCTCTCTGGCCCGGCTCAAGCTGCGAGAACAGATGCAGGACG GCTCAGCGTCCGAACTGCCCGGCCTGAAGTGCTCAGTGCAAGAGCTGGACGAAGTCCTTCTGAAAGACGTGGGAGGAAAAATAGAGGCAGACGGGCG GTGGCCACTGGTCATAGACCCTTCGGGACAGGCAGCCATTTTCTTGCGGTACCGGGACACCAATTACCTGAACACCGTGAACCCCAGTGACATGGCTTTGGAGACCCTCCGCCTGGCCCTGCTGGGCTCGATCCG CTATGGGAAGCCTATTGTGCTGGACATGATGGAGGTGAACATGTTCGACACGGTGACGAAGCAGCTGGAGCGGCTGGAGAGCGGCTTGACCGACGTGGTGTTCAGCCGGAAGATCCTGGAGAACGAGAG GTACCTCTCTCTCCGGAGGCCGACCGACGGGCCCGAGTACGACGAGACCGAGTTCCAGGCGGGCCGGACGAAGCGCTTCAAGCTCTTCCTGGTCACCAAGCAGCGCCAGCCGGCTCCGGAGCTGCTCCAGCGCTTCCTCCCCATCGAGGTGCTCCTCTCCCGGAGCCGGTAG
- the IQANK1 gene encoding IQ motif and ankyrin repeat domain-containing protein 1 isoform X1, which produces MSGRGRGQGRPPARKGAKAAPPAGKTPKAAQLKEEEGERKEGPTTPAGPPELSRETQAAVTLQCGFRRILARRERKKRLQAREEYSQQMERLQREAFVALVKREQAEAERERRKEEEEKRRRQEAQRRRKRMLEAAFEGDVEEMKAVLKEVAQLDTQSGVGSDEAGRALRLRHHLEMVDCTDANGNTPLSEAAGGGHPEAIRMLIENGADPNSRGAFNRTPLYRAAFGGHLAAVELLLQNGADPRLYADDGNTPEQVASLEGLVAILTSWDHSLTDSMLQKMEAERQRRAQQDQRQKEAETRRMTEEVETLAKEYERSNKELQQAYCEMNRRITEHDKCQRKQMGNAEITLQAIADAEAVVERLRGTVEEAEERLSLARLKLREQMQDGSASELPGLKCSVQELDEVLLKDVGGKIEADGRWPLVIDPSGQAAIFLRYRDTNYLNTVNPSDMALETLRLALLGSIRYGKPIVLDMMEVNMFDTVTKQLERLESGLTDVVFSRKILENERYLSLRRPTDGPEYDETEFQAGRTKRFKLFLVTKQRQPAPELLQRFLPIEVLLSRSRRRSLHRRASFAPWSPLPH; this is translated from the exons AACTCAGCCGCGAAACCCAGGCTGCGGTGACCCTGCAGTGCGGCTTCCGCCGGATCCTGGCCCGCCGGGAGAGAAAGAAGCGGCTGCAGGCGCGGGAGGAGTACAGCCAGCAGATGGAGCGCCTGCAGAGAGAG GCCTTTGTGGCCCTGGTGAAGCGGGAGCAGGCGGAGGCGGAGCGGGagcggaggaaggaggaggaggagaagcggcgGCGGCAGGAGGCCCAGCGCCGGAGGAAGAGGATGCTGGAGGCCGCCTTCGAGGGCGACGTGGAGGAGATGAAGGCCGTCCTCAAGGAG GTGGCCCAGCTGGACACGCAGAGCGGTGTGGGCTCGGACGAGGCCGGGCGGGCGCTGCGCCTCCGGCACCACCTGGAGATGGTGGACTGCACAGATGCCAACGGCAACACCCCACTCTCCGAGGCCGCGGGCGGGGGGCACCCCGAAGCCATCCGGATGCTGATCGAGAACGGGGCCGACCCCAACAGCCGG GGTGCCTTCAACCGGACCCCTCTCTACCGGGCGGCGTTTGGGGGGCATCTGGCAGCCGTGGAGCTGCTCCTGCAGAACGGGGCAGACCCTCGGCTCTATGCCGACGACGGCAACACCCCCGAACAG GTGGCCTCTCTGGAGGGCTTAGTGGCCATCTTGACCTCCTGGGACCACAGCCTGACGGACTCCATGCTCCAGAAGATGGAGGCAGAGCGGCAGCGCAGGGCCCAGCAGGACCAGCGGCAGAAGGAAGCGGAGACGCGCCG gaTGACAGAGGAGGTGGAGACCCTGGCCAAAGAGTACGAGCGAAGCAACAAAGAG CTGCAGCAGGCCTACTGTGAGATGAACCGGCGCATCACGGAGCACGACAAGTGCCAGAGGAAGCAAATGGGCAACGCAGAGATCACCCTCCAA GCGATTGCTGACGCAGAGGCGGTGGTGGAGCGTCTCCGAGGGACGGTGGAGGAAGCGGAGGAGCGCCTCTCTCTGGCCCGGCTCAAGCTGCGAGAACAGATGCAGGACG GCTCAGCGTCCGAACTGCCCGGCCTGAAGTGCTCAGTGCAAGAGCTGGACGAAGTCCTTCTGAAAGACGTGGGAGGAAAAATAGAGGCAGACGGGCG GTGGCCACTGGTCATAGACCCTTCGGGACAGGCAGCCATTTTCTTGCGGTACCGGGACACCAATTACCTGAACACCGTGAACCCCAGTGACATGGCTTTGGAGACCCTCCGCCTGGCCCTGCTGGGCTCGATCCG CTATGGGAAGCCTATTGTGCTGGACATGATGGAGGTGAACATGTTCGACACGGTGACGAAGCAGCTGGAGCGGCTGGAGAGCGGCTTGACCGACGTGGTGTTCAGCCGGAAGATCCTGGAGAACGAGAG GTACCTCTCTCTCCGGAGGCCGACCGACGGGCCCGAGTACGACGAGACCGAGTTCCAGGCGGGCCGGACGAAGCGCTTCAAGCTCTTCCTGGTCACCAAGCAGCGCCAGCCGGCTCCGGAGCTGCTCCAGCGCTTCCTCCCCATCGAGGTGCTCCTCTCCCGGAGCCG CAGGAGAAGTCTCCACAGAAGAGCTTCTTTTGCCCCATGGTCTCCTCTCCCCCACTGA